In Nymphalis io chromosome 11, ilAglIoxx1.1, whole genome shotgun sequence, one genomic interval encodes:
- the LOC126771581 gene encoding ubiquitin carboxyl-terminal hydrolase 16, translating into MVKKKRQSDPSENGDESTESCDETVKSTCHHVAKAVDLTRLKKSLKNGGFEKECAECKKSASTEVADPNYEEDLSLWMCLRCGTQLCGRTRNKHALNHFNTPHSDCHALTANTTTWEIYCYNCNNEVTASSSKKLHECVEYLKKQSSSNPKLPPIELPFDNQGSKPLELTMPLETMSRNDKGKDKAMALNLPRVRGLTNLGNTCFFNSVMQCLVQTPYLLNVLQEMANPGEKFTLPGGKLTIKPDQSGEENKEVDLPPITGQLAEWGILTKTLAETLAELQAGEGGVYTPRKLLSALVNKLPQFGGGDQHDAHELLRHLLEAVRSEDLRRYQSVILSSLGVSSKVDPAKVDGEIKQKIKFYGQQASDTMLRPEQVFRGFLVSTLECQECFHQSDRSEYFLDLSLPVAASRPQPPALVRRKTPNDENNLYNPQEENKPSKYQLKKERVARKAARKKANSISKEKASPTEANGSKEEGKSSSEQSDADVEDNLEDLPRQTETHSVSTGTQAIAHTAANFAAYHMESGYNSEKVISSDSIRTSPVDLDKEKTDNTPESADKDKEYAEVGTSTTAIALEYKPLVSLENFSNPDSGVASPEATKHNSTETVDNVDSPLNGKELGSHSSLSSEINLDLSSPQHNKLSPVKSDYERPVSRISFAPEYSNEVVSRGISVQACRDLFENSWEFNNARIEDSIYNEMYDDEVTSKLEKLKLDMDEVKPKPTLPSPVAAEASQEPPPTVPRAKANDVDADKNTNRDFLSFSRQSPLSPRYVCDEDECSIQSCLGQFTALELLTGNNKVSCETCTEKINGKDGKTVYTNATKRFLVSSPPAVLILHLKRFQLGPRCMFRKMSKHVDFPTVLNLAPFCAPNERRARGGLLYSLYGVVEHSGGMHGGHYVAYVKVRPGAPRRCFLPAAGADSESELSGYESGEGPAGAPAPRGRWFYVSDSMVSEVSEDKVLRAQAYLLFYERIL; encoded by the exons ATGGTTAAAAAAAAGAGACAAAGCGATCCTAGCGAAAATGGAGACGAGTCGACTGAATCGTGCGATGAAACTGTTAAGTCCACATGTCACCATGTAGCTAAAGCAGTAGACCTCACGCGCCTGAAGAAATCCCTCAAAAATGGGGGTTTCGAGAAGGAATGCGCGGAATGTAAGAAAAGTGCAAGTACTGAAGTAGCTGACCCAAATTATGAAGAAGATCTCTCGCTATGGATGTGTTTGCGCTGTGGGACACAACTATGCGGACGTACACGTAATAAACATGCTCTGAACCATTTCAACACGCCCCACTCTGACTGCCATGCCTTAACAGCCAATACCACAACTTGGGAGATATATTGCTATAATTGCAACAATGAAGTTACAGCTTCCAGTTCGAAAAAACTTCATGAAtgtgttgaatatttaaaaaagcaatcATCTAGTAATCCTAAGTTACCACCAATAGAACTGCCCTTCGATAACCAAGGATCCAAGCCCTTAGAACTTACAATGCCATTAGAAACAATGTCAAGGAATGATAAGGGAAAAGATAAGGCGATGGCATTGAACTTGCCAAGAGTGAGAGGTTTAACAAATTTAGGAAACACATGTTTTTTCAATTCCGTCATGCAATGCTTAGTTCAGACACcttatttgttaaatgttttgcAAGAAATGGCAAATCCTGGTGAAAAATTTACTTTGCCTGGGGGTAAATTGACAATTAAGCCGGACCAAAGTGGTGAGGAGAACAAAGAAGTGGATCTTCCACCAATAACTGGACAATTAGCTGAGTGGGGAATCTTGACAAAGACCTTAGCTGAGACTTTGGCTGAATTGCAAGCag GAGAAGGCGGAGTGTATACTCCTAGGAAGCTGCTCTCAGCGCTAGTCAACAAGCTGCCCCAGTTCGGCGGCGGTGACCAACACGATGCCCACGAACTTTTGAGACATTTGCTTGAAGCTGTCAG GTCTGAAGACCTACGTCGTTACCAGTCGGTGATACTAAGCAGTTTGGGTGTTAGTTCCAAGGTTGATCCAGCAAAAGTTGACGGAGAAATTAAACAGAAGATTAAGTTCTATGGACAACAGGCCTCAGACACGATGCTCAGACCAGAACAG GTTTTCCGAGGTTTCTTAGTATCGACCCTCGAGTGCCAGGAGTGCTTCCACCAATCAGATCGTTCAGAATACTTCCTTGATCTCTCTTTGCCTGTCGCGGCTTCACGTCCTCAGCCACCTGCTCTTGTTAGAAGGAAAACACCCAATG acgaaaataatttatacaatccTCAAGAAGAGAATAAACCTTCAAAATATCAACTGAAGAAAGAACGAGTTGCTAGAAAGGCTGCTAGGAAAAAAG CAAATTCAATTTCCAAAGAAAAGGCCTCTCCGACGGAAGCCAACGGATCTAAGGAAGAAGGCAAATCTTCATCTGAACAATCCGATGCCGATGTTGAAGACAATCTCGAAGACCTCCCGCGGCAGACGGAGACGCACTCCGTGTCCACGGGGACGCAGGCCATCGCTCACACGGCCGCCAACTTCGCCGCCTACCACATGGAGTCGGGGTACAACTCCGAGAAGGTCATCAGCTCTGACTCCATAAGAACGAGCCCCGTCGATCTAGACAAGGAAAAGACGGACAACACACCAGAATCGGCCGATAAGGATAAAGAATACGCAGAAGTCGGTACGTCGACAACGGCTATAGCGCTCGAATATAAACCTCTCGTATCTTTAGAGAACTTCTCGAACCCAGATTCCGGAGTCGCCAGTCCCGAAGCGACCAAGCACAATTCAACAGAAACAGTCGATAACGTAGATTCTCCTTTGAACGGAAAAGAGTTGGGCAGCCATAGTTCGTTATCGAGTGAAATCAACCTGGACCTATCGAGTCCGCAACACAACAAACTGTCACCCGTCAAGAGCGACTACGAAAGACCAGTCTCGAGAATATCCTTCGCTCCGGAGTATAGCAACGAGGTCGTCTCCCGAGGTATCAGCGTGCAAGCTTGCAGGGATCTCTTCGAAAATAGCTGGGAGTTCAATAATGCCAGAATCGAAGATTCCATTTACAACGAGATGTATGATGATGAAGTCACAAGTAAGTTAGAAAAATTAAAGCTCGACATGGACGAGGTGAAGCCGAAGCCAACCCTACCGTCGCCGGTCGCGGCCGAAGCGTCGCAGGAGCCCCCGCCGACGGTTCCCCGCGCCAAAGCGAACGACGTCGACGCCGACAAGAATACGAACCGCGACTTCCTGTCCTTCTCCCGACAGAGTCCGCTGTCGCCGCGCTACGTGTGCGACGAGGACGAGTGCAGCATCCAATCTTGTCTCGGGCAGTTCACGGCGCTCGAGCTGCTCACCGGCAACAACAAGGTCAGCTGCGAGACCTGCACCGAGAAGATCAACGGCAAGGACGGCAAGACCGTGTACACGAACGCCACCAAGCGCTTCCTCGTGTCGAGCCCGCCGGCCGTGCTCATCCTGCACCTGAAGCGTTTCCAGCTCGGGCCGCGCTGCATGTTCCGCAAGATGTCGAAGCACGTGGACTTCCCGACGGTGCTGAACCTGGCGCCCTTCTGCGCGCCGAACGAGCGGCGTGCGCGCGGGGGGCTGCTGTACTCGCTGTACGGCGTGGTGGAGCACTCGGGCGGCATGCACGGCGGGCACTACGTGGCCTACGTCAAGGTGCGGCCGGGGGCCCCGCGGCGCTGCTTCCTGCCGGCGGCCGGCGCCGACTCCGAGTCGGAGCTGTCGGGCTACGAGTCGGGCGAGGGCCCGGCGGGGGCCCCGGCGCCGCGCGGCCGCTGGTTCTACGTGTCCGACAGCATGGTGTCCGAGGTGTCGGAGGACAAGGTGCTGCGCGCGCAGGCCTACCTGCTGTTCTACGAGCGCATCCTGTGA